GTTAGGGGGCACTTCTATGGATAAAAATCAAAATATAAGTATGATACCTGTTAATGGGAATGATAGGGAGTATATTATAAGAGACTCAGCTGGAATTACTATGGGAAGGTTTTATATAGTAGAACTTTCAAAGGAAAACAGGTACTGTAGCTTTAGAGTTAAGTTTTATAGGCATGAAGGGGAAGACTATAAGCTTTTAAAAGCAGCATTGAAATTGATTTTAAACACTCTTTTTAGAAATATGAATATGTTAAAGGTTAGTACCATAACTAATGAAGATATAAATACAAGAGCTTTTACAGAGCTTGGTTATCAACTTGAAGGTACTATATCCAACAGCATAATTGTTAATAATCATCTCAAGCATGAGTTTATATTTGGGTTAGATAAGGATACTTATGAAACTGGAACAATAAAAAGAAACGTTGTGCTAAGGGGCAAAAGAATTGAACTTAGACTTCTAACGCCTGAAAATGCAAAGGATCTTTTAGACTACTATAAAAGAAATAGGGAACACTTAAGAGCCTATGAACCTATGAGGGATGAAAATTTTTATACTTTAGAGGTTCAGAAAAGAGACTTAACCGAAAATTATAGACAGTTTTTGAATGGTGCTGTAGTAAATCTGGGTATATTTAAAGAAGATAAATTTATAGGAAAGATAAGAATATCCAATGTAATTATGGGAGTATTTAAAAATGCTTTTGTAGGGTATTCAATGGATAAGGATGAACAAGGCAAAGGATATATGAAGGAAGCCCTAAAGCTTGTTTTAGAATATTCCTTTGAGGATTTGGAGCTCCATAGAATTG
The genomic region above belongs to Clostridium swellfunianum and contains:
- a CDS encoding GNAT family N-acetyltransferase, which translates into the protein MDKNQNISMIPVNGNDREYIIRDSAGITMGRFYIVELSKENRYCSFRVKFYRHEGEDYKLLKAALKLILNTLFRNMNMLKVSTITNEDINTRAFTELGYQLEGTISNSIIVNNHLKHEFIFGLDKDTYETGTIKRNVVLRGKRIELRLLTPENAKDLLDYYKRNREHLRAYEPMRDENFYTLEVQKRDLTENYRQFLNGAVVNLGIFKEDKFIGKIRISNVIMGVFKNAFVGYSMDKDEQGKGYMKEALKLVLEYSFEDLELHRIEATTLVDNVKSQAVLSACGFEEIGISKEYLYINGKWRDHKIFYKVNRNR